The Xiphophorus hellerii strain 12219 chromosome 7, Xiphophorus_hellerii-4.1, whole genome shotgun sequence nucleotide sequence AGAACCAAGGAGCATCAGAAGTTGGTACTTCCTGACTTCTCCTTATCTGGTGTTGTTCTTATAGTGTGTGTTGGTGTCAAATACCTGGGACATTATATAACACAGGATCTGACTGACTGTCATTTACAAACAATGTTGTTTAAGGTATGCACAAGCTAACATGCTGCTACACAAGTTCGGGATGTGTTCTGTCTCAGTGAACGTAGCTCTCTTTAAAGCATTCTGCACTCCTCCGTATACTGCTCACTTATGAAGACAGTATAAACAAAGCAGTTTACAGAAACTGAAAGTGGCATATAATGACGGCTTGAGGATGCCGAGATGGACGAGTGCTAGTCAGGTATTTGTTGGTGTCTCCACTTTTCATGCTGTCTTACGAAAACTTATGTACAGGTTTATATGGCGGTTACATGTTTCTACAAACATCATCATCCAGATACTAAcagatatttcacaaagctCAGTCCGGTTAAAGTCCAGAATGTGCAATCACTGGCAGTGTATGTGATTATTATCTATTTAtgtgattgtttctttttttaagtttcttaaaTTATCTTTCTATGGACCTatttgtgtctttaataaagCTGATGATGATTATGATGAGTAAAACTAATCAGTTCATTAACTGGAATTTATCATGacgacaataaatcaaaattataaTCATGATGAGAAACtgatcacgataaatgatacgATAAATATCCACTGTTAGcttgaaaacaaatacatgtcACAGTTTCTAATTATTTGCAAGTTTCCCTGCTCTGTTTATAGtaatctgtcacataaaaacccaataaaaaccttgaactttgtggctgaaatgtaagaaatcatgaaaaagtaaaacgCACTTGAGCTCAAATCGTGTCAGCTGCCACTGCTGCTGGAAGCTGACACAGATTCAGCGGCAGATTGAATATTAAATATGGATATAAATAAGGTTACttcaaacaaatcaataaaaacaataagaataCACCTAAATATGTCCATACAGCTGCCACAGATTCGGTGACAAATGCCACCAAATTAGTGactgtttgtgtgtatgtacttatgtatttgtattcatttatttagtcGATTTGTTCTAAATAAACGTATTTGTATTGATATTCAATATGCCACAGAAGCTGTGTCAGCTGCCAAAACTAAGCTGTGGCACCTGCCACCGGAAGTGCCAGTCTAGCCGCCACTGCCAGGATTTGTTCGTGGCGTCTCTGCGATTTGAGCATGTGTTGCAGTTCATGGGTCCACAATCAGCTCCGAACcccataataaataaataaaacataaaaagctcAGAGAATCATAATAATCCAGGTGGTTTTGGGGTTTCTGGTTGGTAAACTTTGAACTCACCTGTCAGAGCCAGCGGCAGCCAGGTGAAAATCCACAGCAGTTCAGTCATAACGGGACCATCTCAGAACCGTTTTCTCCTGGACTCAGCTGCTTTCATGTTCCTGAACTCTTTACTTAACGCTTCTcttaaaaagttaacaaaataaacacaatttccCCCAACGAGTCCACTAAACGCCAAATATTTGGACGATACCCCACTACACAGACGTCCACTCCCCGGAAACGTGTCGCTAGCTTAAACACGGACTAGCATCGCTCGGAACCAGTAAAACTCCAGAAACCGAACGGGATTTTACTCGGAAACTGGTTCGGAATGAAAAAACGAGGTTTCCCAGCGGCGACCATTAGGACTTCAGGGAAATATTCCCACCACGGACAGAAGACAACCCATCCTGGGAACGGTAATATGTACTCCGGCTGCTGGTACGTTCACTGACATGCGGTTACTTTTGAAACCTCTTTAGGAAGCGTTCATAAACTATCATACCTAGATAGTTTATGAATAGAAACTTGATAAACTATATCGGTATGATTCTACAGTTATAATTACATATGCTACTGATGGTAATTCAAGCATTTACTTATTTTCGATTGCCTTTCTTTTTCCGGATGTAGATTTAACATCAAACGTCCGACTGACAGTAAATGCGACATAATACGAAATGGGTGATAGGAAGTCATGTGACCTACCCAGCCTTTTACGCGAAGAGCTTCGCAATTTACAGTTTAAATCGTTTAATTTACAGTATTATCAAACTTTAACTCTGGctaaaagcttaaaaaattatcagtaaacaaaaaactttaactttgacTGAGCGTAAAGACTCTTTCTTGATCAACATACAAACATGGAAAATATGATGACTTCAgacttgttttttattcatcagTATACAAGTCctcatttcacaaaataattattttttaaataagcaaatacaaaatactgTAAGAGCAAAATAGCTATAATAAACTAACATAGCTCTATGaggtttttaaaagtattattaaGATAAAAACTACTACTaatatgattaaataacaaattgaataaataaaaatggaataaatctgtgaaaaaaatcaagcaaaactCTAAAtgatatcaaaaataaaatgaaataaatatttaacactgtaatcaaaggaaaataagatcaaatgtataataaaatacaagagAAAATTAAGCAATAACAAATAAGAacacaagcaaaaaataaataaataatgaaataagataaatctgtcaaaatgtacaaaattaactgaaagaaaacgtcagataaaataaaatcagatttgggtgttattttattttaaaataaatttctaagtttcaaaagtaaaaaatgttcaacttttgaacTCAGAAAATTACAGGTTTTTCTAGAACATATCTGATAGAACCGacttttgaaaagttgaacatttttgaaaattgtcAATAAgttgaaaagtcaaaagttgtcaaaatgttcaacttttgaagcTTAGAAACttcaatttttttccagaaaatttctgagatttatctagaaagaaaaaaaagaaaacttttgacttttgaatctcagaaatgtctttgttttttttttcagaaaaattcctgagattaatctaaaaatttctgatattttcttgcaaatgttcatactcagaaatgtccaagctttttcttgaaaatttctaagattaatctaaacatttctgagttttttggagGAACTCTACTCCTCTTAACTTCTTTTCCATCTACAGTGGGCCTAATACACTGTCGGGTAATCCATATATTGcaatcagttttattatttttattattaaatcctTTTCAAACTTTCCACCCAGCAGATTTTATGACGTGATTTCAGGTCATAGTTATGAAAAAGAccaactgtttttaaaaaccagaacaTCTGACTTGTGATTATGTTTCACTGAACTGCCCCCACTTAGAGACTCCACCTCacttttggtttaatttctgtTGAATTGAAATAAATGCTGATATGTCATGTGAGTCATCTGGAATAATACAAAAACCCTTCAAGATACAGTAATTTATCTGGAAATAATCAGGAAGGAGAAGAGTTGATACAAGACATGTTCTGCTTCCTTGTTGCAAAAAATTATAACTAACGTATTAATATACCATGTTTTTTCGACAGATGTGTAGCTAACGTAGCTAGCTCGATATGTGGCTATTAGCTTTCTGCTAGCTAGTTAcgtagctagctagctagctcgCTAGCTCAATATGTAGCTATCTAGCTGAATAGATAGATATTATCTCCCAAGAAGAGCTGGAAAACATCGCAGGAAAGAGGAATGTCAACTTTTTATGATACAGTAAAAAAGATGtgcattaaaacaaatctcaaaTTAACATGGTTTTGTGGTTTCACTACAAAAACACCATGTTACTATGTATTGTTGGtgtagtttctattgcaaatatcttaatacacttaaaattagacaaaactaacttacaaaaaacttttcagcaacatataggagcttttaagtcaatcaattcttaatattaatgaataagttcaagttccactggcagatggCTTCatataataagatattttttccatgttataagaaATTATCCcccagtggaactaatactttgtCATCAGTATTAAGggattattgatttaaaacaagctcctatatcttgtgGAAAAGTCACTTAAAAATCAATTGTCTCATTTCAAAAGTTCTAGAAATTACACCAAAAATACtaagtaatattttgtttttgcagagttaAAAGGTTTAGATTTTACATGGTAGGCCATTAGTAACACTTGTCAGAAAATGATCTAATCCCAGAACACTTTTccttttggtttagtttctggtGAATGGATAACAGTCCACTGTGTTGTTGTCATCCAAGAGGGAAAGTCTACCTCAttctgaaacataaaacctACGTCCAGATTGAGAaagattgctttttttaatcaaaaaatatcagaaaacaaaaagatcacACAGGAGGCACAGtgaaaacttttaacatttttattttgttgttttcacctTTAAAACAGGTGAAGTAGGTAAACATTTGCCTTTGTTCTGTGGCACTGGTCTGGTTTCATTTTGACCCAGCATAAACCAACTGGAAATGAAATATGAACAATGAAATGCTGCTGAaggaaaaccaaaaatataGACGGTAAAAACTATGAGCACCGATACCGTTAGGGTTGGATCAGATAACTGAACAAATCTGACAAACTGACTGCAGACAGTGTGAATGTGAAGAGAGCTTTACGATTAGAGGTGATTACAGTAGGtctgaatttaaaaactggAGACGATGTCACATCGACATTATTGGTACAGGGTTATGCGGAGTAATTAACAGTAGTCAGTGTGTTCCCTGTAGTAAATGTGTTCTTACTGAAGTAGTTTTGGAGAAAAATTGAGAAATTTTAAGactacattcacacagcaggtttTGATGCTcaaattaatgaaaataattttttttgccattcGAACTACTAATTAAATGCGAATGCGACAAAagtcagacttctgtgtgactCCAAAGCAACCCGCATGGATCTGCTGAAGAAGAACAACAGGTCCGTTTCTGATTCTACAATTCTGTTTGAGAACTGACAAATGGAATAATcatccacactgcaaaaacacaaaatcttaccaagtatttatgTTTAGTTTATAGTGGAAACATCTTAGtatacttaaaataagacaaaactaactttgtaacttttcagcaaaatataggagcatgttttataataatgattccttaatattgataaaaagtactagttccattgttataagttataaaacatcttgttataagtgaaataatctgccagcagaaatagaactgggttgctaggcgacaAGCTGGACTTGGcgggggttgctaggtaacaatgCAGCGCCGGTTGATTGTGAAATATTCcgccagtggaacaagtactttttcatcattattaatgaattattgacctaaatcAAGCTCCTATTGCTGAAGAGTTACTTCTAAGTGAatgttgtcttattttaagtgtattaagatatttgcattagaaactaaataaaaatacttgttaatattttgtgtttttgcagtgtgggtgATTAGTCCATCTGCCGGTTCACACCGAGTTGTAGAATCAGAAATGGACCTGTTGTTTTAACGTACAGTCCTCCagtttgagaaaacatttcatttatttgtcagATATCCAGAGaactcttcttcctcctcctcctcctcttcttcttcctcctcctcctcctcctccttctcctcgtCCATCCAGCACTCTGTGCTGCTGCCATCTTGTCCCGACTCTGACGGACGCATCCCGTCGTCCCGTTCCCTTTCAGAGTCCATCTGCCTCAGAGGTTTCAGGGTGTAAGTCCTCAGGAAGTCCATGGAAGAGCTTCCAGAGTCCTGATCCTCCTCTACCTCGTCTTCCTCACAAGCATCCATCGAGGCGAGGGTGACGGAGAACAGGTTGACGTCTCCAGAGAACTCCAGAGTCTCTATTTTGATTTCCTCCAGCTGAGTTGTGGAGTCCTCCTGTCCAGATTGATCTTTTTCATgtataaaaatagtttctgcTTTGGCCTCATACTGGTTGGACTCCACCTTCATGAAGTCTCCCTTCATCACGTCATTGTTCCCACTGCTGTCAGCAGAACCGCTGCCGGTAGAAAGTTCTGCGTTTCTGTCCATGTACAGCTTCACTGCAGCCTCCTCATCGCTGTCTTCGTCCTCAGAGCTGGCGTCCCCGGCGGCAGACGGAGACGGAGACGTCGCCGGGCGGTTTCTGGTTTTTACCGTTTGGGGGATGATGGCGACCCGGTTGATGTCCGTGGTGCTCAGGGTTAGGACGTAGCTTTGCCTCAAGACGACCTGAGAAAGAGGAAATGAGAAGGCAGAAACAGGAACTgtaactgaaaacaaactgtgGTTAGAGAGCTGCAGGGGTCAGGAGTATGGTGGCAAATTAGGGCCAAAAtagatggaaaaagaaaaaaaattccaccaaaaaactcGGAAAGTTTGAGAAAACtcagaatttttctagaaaaaaaggctaaaaagtaaaaaaacaaaattgctaaaatTTTGAGAACAAGCTCAGAAATTTATATAGAAAACTTGGaaaattctgagtttgaaaagtgcAAAATTTGCTAGAAATATCCCAGAAATGTTAAGATTAATCTCACAAGTATTATAGAAACAAAAGAGACTTCAGAgtctgaaaagtcaaaaatttgctaaaacaattagagaaaacatggaaatttccaagtgtgaaaagttgaaaatttgctagagaaaaaaattcacattaatctcagaagtcttcttgaattttttttttaatttctgtgtttcaAAAGTTGACAATGTGTGACATTTgaaaaccagaacattttttcaaaagtcaaaaaatgttcaacttctgAGACCCAGAAATGTAATGTAAGAGTTTATGGGTGgaaacttttttctgtctacagtGGCCCTAATATGTAAATGTCATGCAGTAGCTCCCAAGGGAGGTATGAAACTAGGTAATGAGAAAAGttatggttttgtgtttttgcagtgtaggaaTAAGGGTGACCCAGAATACTGACAGTAATCATTATCTCACCATGAGGGCTGCCGGCATTTCCTTTAGTTTGCACAGGAATCCGGTGTAGTAGAGGCAGAAGATTCCCGTCATCAGGCCAGTCAAGGAAACAATCAAAACGGCCGTGACAACGACTAAAACCAACAGTCCTGAAAACAATCATGGAATGACGAGGAATTCAGTCAGACTGGAAATGCTGGATGTACCTTCTGACATCACACTGGgatttactttgtttaaatgtttacttttaaactCAGAGGGCTGGAACTTACACagcaaaaatactaaatcttaTCACGCATtcttctagtttctagttcaaatatcttcaaattcttcaaataaaacaaaactaaattatacgtaaattttcagcaagataatcAATAATTgctttatattgatgaaaatttaCAAGTTCCTttggcagatttattttattgaaggtgtactaagatatttgcagaagaaactaaaccaaaattacttgttaagatttagtgtttttgcagtgtattgtACTTTATTGAACAGAATCTGTTGTGGCGGTCCAGCTCACCATAATCTGGTTCTGGAATGCTGGTGAAGGTGCATGTCCACCCGGTCGGACGCGTGTTTTTGTTCGTTCGGCAGTTGGGAAGCACCTGTATGCAGTACTCCACATCTTTCTCCAGGTTGCTGAGGTTAAAGTTCCTACTTTGAGTTTCCAGCTTCTGAAAATAATTGAGACATAAATCCACATGTTTTTTCTGTGTCCATCGCAGCCGAGTCATGTTTTCTTCAAACATGATTATGAATCGGAGCAGCTGAAGAGATCCGTCCAGACTTCACCGAAAGGTTTGGGAGTGActcatgtttcctgttttgcaAGCCTCATTTTTAGCCCAGACAGAGCAATTGGATTCCAATTAATTTGATACATAGTTCCCAGAAATCTGAACGGCGCCAACTTGGTAGGCAAGTGTGGTGCAAAGGATAGTGGACTCATGGCCACCAAGAAGAAAATATGTGGATGCTGTCGAGAGGAATACATATCTGCAAAATAGCTGATAAAGACTGAAACATGTGAGGCGACGTGAACGAGCTGCCTCCGATCTCCCACTATAAAATAGTTCACTATTTAATGATCACAAAGAGTGCGTACAACATGGAGGAGCTTCACGGCTTGAAATCCATGGATGCATATAATCAGTGTTTAAATGGATTTGTAAAGGACGTACAAACTCTTTAGGTGAATAATAAGGTTCTGATGACTGGCAACAAACCCATAAGCAACATGTCCGTCTTAgctagcagataaaagctacattagctaagctaactttGCTGGTACAGTAAATGTCACTGATATTTATTGTAGTATTACACAGAGGTGAGTAGAGTGGTAAAAAAGTTGCAATGtacttatatttttagaaacaagTTGAGAGCTAGTTTTAAGCTTGtagcttgtttattgttgtcatagcaactccatagcaactgcctaccaagatggctgtcagctgCAAAGTTCATTGGAGTGTGACGTAATATGAGAACtaggtaaaaagaaaatactgcaTGATCTTTAAAAGTCTGCTGGACTACAAACCACATCTTCACCGTACTTTGGTCAAGCTGAATAGTGTTCATCTCTGTGGAGTCAAATCATCAGCACAGTACATCAACCATTTAAAAGATGACCTgcatgcttccttgaacaggttaggatgggGCTATGCACAAcaccaaacattttcattagttttttttttacacaaaattctTCTATGAAGTGAGATTTTATTCTGGTTGGTTCTGCCTAGTTTGAGCTTCtgtcagaatgagctgttttcgGGCTTCCTG carries:
- the LOC116723313 gene encoding interferon alpha/beta receptor 2-like gives rise to the protein MNAFPFIFLILLLHSAVASLPEPVNLRMESLNFQHILHWDPGPGSPPGTQFWIYRRVGVRIVVLKTLSQKPVNSTSFKLKLEPHKRHELVVEASYNNTKSPHSTITFQPIKETVIGPPLLSVARCGTCIQGNISMPDLDPYTKDHSIYYDFSYKVRWRKGNGGEIQKLETQSRNFNLSNLEKDVEYCIQVLPNCRTNKNTRPTGWTCTFTSIPEPDYGLLVLVVVTAVLIVSLTGLMTGIFCLYYTGFLCKLKEMPAALMVVLRQSYVLTLSTTDINRVAIIPQTVKTRNRPATSPSPSAAGDASSEDEDSDEEAAVKLYMDRNAELSTGSGSADSSGNNDVMKGDFMKVESNQYEAKAETIFIHEKDQSGQEDSTTQLEEIKIETLEFSGDVNLFSVTLASMDACEEDEVEEDQDSGSSSMDFLRTYTLKPLRQMDSERERDDGMRPSESGQDGSSTECWMDEEKEEEEEEEEEEEEEEEEEFSGYLTNK